The following are encoded together in the Proteiniphilum saccharofermentans genome:
- a CDS encoding aminodeoxychorismate synthase component I → MNEAGKARKPFLFAVDFEMREGFFVADPLSQQEILFDIKGMSNTFPHGLSGTPKSFSFLSHQTDSYLFEADPEDYVTYLQRFNVVMDGLKRGDSYLVNLTIKTPLRCSLSFEEIFLSSRATYKLCLPGKWVCFSPECFVRIEQGKIFTFPMKGTIDGRLPYARDIVLNDRKETAEHNTIVDLLRNDLSRIATSVKVNRFRYIDALETNRGSILQVSSEIEGTLAEGYLDILGTLFFELLPAGSVSGAPKEATLRIIKEAEKEARGFYTGVAGYFDGKKLESFVLIRFIEQCGSQLFFRSGGGITANSSSRKEYEEAIRKIYLPLH, encoded by the coding sequence ATGAACGAAGCGGGAAAAGCGAGAAAGCCGTTTCTGTTTGCAGTAGATTTTGAGATGCGGGAGGGATTTTTTGTTGCCGATCCGTTGTCGCAACAAGAGATCCTTTTCGACATCAAAGGCATGTCCAACACCTTCCCTCACGGGCTTTCCGGGACACCCAAGTCATTCTCTTTTCTTTCTCATCAGACAGACAGCTATTTATTTGAGGCCGATCCTGAAGATTACGTCACCTATCTACAGCGTTTTAATGTGGTGATGGACGGGTTGAAACGAGGTGACTCCTACCTTGTCAATCTCACTATAAAAACTCCATTGAGGTGTTCTCTCTCATTTGAAGAAATTTTTCTCTCCAGCAGGGCGACCTATAAGCTCTGCCTGCCAGGCAAATGGGTATGCTTCTCTCCGGAGTGTTTTGTACGGATAGAGCAGGGAAAAATATTCACTTTCCCGATGAAAGGAACTATCGACGGACGTCTGCCTTATGCGCGGGATATCGTGTTAAATGACCGGAAAGAGACGGCGGAACATAATACTATCGTGGATCTGCTTCGTAACGACTTGAGCCGGATAGCTACCTCTGTAAAAGTAAACCGTTTCAGATACATAGATGCATTGGAGACAAACAGGGGATCCATATTACAGGTAAGTTCCGAGATCGAGGGAACTCTGGCGGAAGGGTATCTCGATATCCTGGGAACACTTTTCTTCGAATTATTGCCGGCCGGTTCCGTATCGGGAGCGCCCAAGGAGGCTACGCTTCGCATCATCAAGGAGGCTGAAAAGGAAGCACGCGGCTTCTACACCGGTGTAGCCGGTTATTTCGATGGTAAAAAACTAGAATCGTTTGTATTGATCCGATTCATTGAACAATGCGGTTCACAACTCTTTTTCCGCAGCGGCGGCGGCATTACCGCCAATAGCAGTAGCAGGAAAGAGTACGAGGAAGCAATCCGGAAAATATATCTGCCATTACATTAG
- a CDS encoding 2-isopropylmalate synthase, whose protein sequence is MERIYVFDTTLRDGEQVPGCQLNTIEKIQVAQALELLGVDVIEAGFPVSSPGDFNSVVEISKAVTWPTICALTRAVEKDIEVAAEALKYAKRKRIHTGIGTSDSHIKYKFNSNREEIIERAVKAVKYARRFVDDVEFYAEDAGRTDNEYLARVVQAVVNAGATVVNIPDTTGYCFPDEYGAKIKYLIDNVDLKDAILSTHCHQDLGMATANTISGVLNGARQVEVTVNGIGERAGNTSLEEVVMAFKSHKDRGFETNINTQHIYSASRMVSSLMNMPVQPNKAIVGRNAFAHSSGIHQDGVLKNVETYEIINPKDVGIDDNAIVLTARSGRAALKNRLSSLGVKLEPQELDEIYQKFLEMADKKKNINDDDILMLVGKDARLDRIKVEYLQVLCGIGVRDVASIALNIAGERFEATASGNGPVDAAIRAVKNIIRRKVKIREFLIQAIDHGSDDIGKVHMQVEHNDIVYYGFSANTDIVAASVEAFIDAVNKFVE, encoded by the coding sequence ATGGAACGTATTTATGTATTTGATACAACATTAAGAGATGGCGAACAGGTTCCCGGTTGTCAGTTGAACACCATTGAGAAGATCCAGGTTGCACAAGCTCTTGAGTTGTTGGGGGTGGATGTAATAGAAGCCGGTTTTCCCGTATCAAGTCCGGGCGACTTCAATTCGGTAGTCGAAATCTCAAAAGCGGTCACCTGGCCGACTATCTGTGCACTAACCCGTGCTGTTGAAAAGGATATTGAGGTGGCTGCCGAGGCGTTGAAGTATGCCAAGAGGAAACGGATCCACACCGGTATCGGCACATCCGACTCACATATTAAATACAAGTTCAACTCCAACCGTGAGGAGATCATCGAACGGGCCGTAAAGGCGGTGAAATATGCCCGTCGTTTCGTGGATGACGTGGAATTCTACGCAGAAGATGCAGGACGCACCGACAATGAATACCTTGCCCGGGTGGTACAAGCTGTAGTCAATGCAGGGGCTACCGTAGTGAATATACCCGACACGACCGGCTATTGCTTCCCCGACGAATACGGAGCAAAAATAAAGTATCTTATAGATAACGTAGACCTGAAAGATGCCATCCTCTCCACCCACTGCCATCAGGATTTGGGAATGGCTACTGCCAACACCATTTCGGGTGTGCTCAACGGGGCCCGTCAGGTGGAAGTAACCGTCAACGGTATCGGTGAACGTGCCGGAAATACATCGCTCGAAGAAGTGGTGATGGCATTCAAGAGCCACAAAGACCGCGGATTCGAGACCAATATCAATACACAACATATTTATTCTGCCAGCCGGATGGTATCGAGCCTGATGAATATGCCGGTACAACCCAATAAGGCGATTGTGGGAAGGAATGCTTTTGCACATTCTTCCGGAATCCACCAGGATGGTGTCCTCAAGAATGTTGAAACTTACGAAATCATCAATCCCAAAGATGTAGGAATCGATGATAATGCTATCGTGCTGACTGCCCGTAGTGGACGTGCGGCACTCAAAAACCGCCTGTCGAGCCTGGGCGTGAAACTCGAACCCCAGGAATTGGATGAGATATATCAGAAGTTCCTTGAAATGGCCGACAAGAAAAAAAATATCAATGACGATGATATACTGATGTTGGTGGGTAAAGATGCACGTTTGGACAGGATTAAAGTAGAATACCTCCAGGTATTGTGTGGTATCGGTGTGCGCGATGTAGCCAGCATAGCCCTGAATATTGCCGGAGAACGCTTCGAAGCGACAGCAAGTGGTAATGGCCCGGTAGATGCAGCTATTCGTGCGGTGAAGAACATTATCCGCAGGAAGGTGAAAATTCGGGAATTCCTTATTCAGGCAATCGACCATGGTAGTGATGACATAGGTAAGGTCCACATGCAGGTGGAGCACAACGATATTGTTTATTACGGTTTCTCGGCCAATACCGATATCGTCGCAGCATCTGTAGAGGCATTTATTGACGCTGTGAATAAGTTCGTTGAATGA
- the leuC gene encoding 3-isopropylmalate dehydratase large subunit, translating into MKTLFDKIWDAHVVTTVKDGPTQLYIDRHLCHEVTSPQAFAGLRARGLTVFRPKQTTLTADHNIPTMWQNKPIRDSISRFQVETLAKNASDFGLTYYGLNNPKNGIVHVIGPENGYTQPGMTIVCGDSHTSTHGAFGAIAFGIGTSEVEMVLASQCILQTRPKTMRINFEGKLGKNVSAKDMALYMISQLTTGGATGYFVEYAGEAVRNLTMEERMTLCNLSIEMGARGGLVAPDETTFNYIKGREFAPKGEKWEKAVAYWKTLKSDDGAAFDKEVTFDVGKIRPMITYGTNPGMGMPIDGTIPRLDEIDEAGKISFEKSLNYMGFSPGEKLEGKQIDYVFLGSCTNGRIEDFRVFTSYVKGKKKANNVTAWLVPGSWQVRKQIEAEGLDKILEEAGFELRQPGCSACLAMNDDKVPAGKYAVSTSNRNFEGRQGPGARTILAGPLVAAAAAVNGKITQP; encoded by the coding sequence ATGAAGACTCTTTTTGATAAGATATGGGATGCGCATGTGGTGACGACCGTGAAAGATGGTCCCACCCAATTATACATCGACAGGCATTTGTGTCACGAAGTGACCAGCCCCCAGGCCTTTGCTGGCCTTAGGGCACGTGGGTTGACGGTGTTCCGTCCAAAGCAGACTACGTTGACGGCCGACCATAATATTCCCACGATGTGGCAGAACAAGCCTATTCGTGATTCTATTTCCCGTTTTCAGGTGGAAACATTGGCTAAAAATGCATCGGATTTTGGATTGACTTATTATGGATTAAATAACCCTAAGAATGGGATCGTACATGTAATCGGGCCGGAGAATGGTTATACCCAGCCCGGTATGACCATCGTATGTGGCGATAGCCATACTTCTACCCATGGTGCTTTTGGTGCCATTGCCTTTGGTATCGGTACCAGTGAGGTGGAAATGGTGTTGGCGTCGCAGTGTATCCTGCAGACACGCCCCAAAACCATGCGGATCAATTTTGAAGGAAAGTTGGGTAAAAATGTAAGTGCAAAAGATATGGCACTTTATATGATTTCCCAGTTGACTACCGGGGGCGCTACCGGCTATTTTGTGGAATATGCCGGTGAAGCGGTACGCAATCTCACTATGGAAGAGCGGATGACTCTTTGCAACCTCAGTATTGAAATGGGTGCACGTGGAGGATTAGTGGCTCCCGATGAAACTACCTTTAACTATATCAAGGGACGTGAATTTGCTCCCAAAGGTGAAAAATGGGAAAAAGCAGTGGCTTATTGGAAAACACTGAAAAGCGATGATGGTGCCGCCTTTGACAAAGAGGTGACTTTCGATGTGGGCAAGATCCGTCCGATGATTACTTATGGAACCAACCCTGGTATGGGAATGCCTATAGACGGCACTATCCCCCGCCTGGATGAAATAGACGAGGCCGGGAAGATATCATTCGAAAAATCGTTAAATTATATGGGATTCTCTCCCGGAGAAAAATTAGAAGGGAAACAGATCGATTATGTCTTTCTGGGGAGTTGTACCAACGGTCGTATCGAAGATTTCAGGGTATTTACCAGTTACGTGAAAGGTAAAAAGAAGGCCAATAATGTAACGGCATGGTTAGTACCCGGCAGTTGGCAGGTGCGTAAACAGATTGAAGCAGAAGGACTCGACAAGATACTGGAAGAGGCCGGTTTTGAATTGCGTCAGCCGGGTTGTTCAGCCTGTCTGGCGATGAACGATGATAAAGTCCCGGCAGGGAAATATGCAGTTTCCACTTCTAACCGGAATTTTGAAGGAAGACAGGGACCCGGAGCAAGAACGATCCTCGCCGGTCCGTTAGTGGCTGCAGCAGCAGCAGTTAATGGGAAAATAACGCAACCGTAA
- the leuD gene encoding 3-isopropylmalate dehydratase small subunit codes for MEKFKTITSTYVPLPIENVDTDQIIPARFLKATTREGFGDNLFADWRYDKDGNPKSDFVLNNPTYSGEVLVAGKNFGSGSSREHAAWAIGGYGFKVVVSSFFADIFRNNALNNGILPVVVSEKFLSELFKSVNNNPQATVTVNLEEQTISNNETGTVESFEINPYKKECLLKGLDDIDFLLSNRDKIEEYERNRAFAYE; via the coding sequence ATGGAAAAGTTTAAAACAATAACATCAACATATGTGCCACTTCCTATTGAGAATGTGGATACTGACCAGATCATCCCCGCGCGCTTCCTGAAAGCAACTACGCGTGAAGGATTCGGTGATAACCTGTTTGCCGACTGGCGTTATGACAAGGATGGAAATCCCAAATCGGATTTTGTACTGAATAACCCGACTTATTCGGGAGAAGTATTGGTAGCCGGAAAAAATTTCGGTAGTGGCAGTAGCCGCGAGCATGCGGCCTGGGCAATCGGTGGTTACGGGTTTAAGGTGGTCGTATCGAGCTTCTTCGCCGATATTTTCCGTAACAACGCCCTTAACAACGGCATCCTGCCGGTAGTCGTGAGCGAAAAGTTCCTGAGTGAACTGTTTAAATCTGTAAATAACAATCCGCAGGCAACGGTGACAGTCAATCTGGAAGAGCAAACCATTTCAAATAACGAAACCGGCACGGTTGAATCGTTCGAGATCAATCCTTACAAGAAAGAGTGCCTGTTGAAAGGTTTGGATGATATCGACTTTCTCCTTTCCAATAGGGATAAGATTGAGGAATATGAGAGAAATCGTGCCTTTGCGTACGAATAG
- a CDS encoding alpha-isopropylmalate synthase regulatory domain-containing protein, which produces MGEARKIEIMDTTLRDGEQTSGVSFAAQEKVSVVRLLLEELKVDRVEIASARVSEGEFQSVKKMAQWAHTHGYIDRLEVLGFVDGTTSLEWIVNAGCKVVNLLCKGSLKHCTYQLCKSQQEHLADVKNTIVHAQRMGLTVNLYLEDWSNGMRDSKEYVFRMMDGLKDEAVTRFMLPDTLGVLNPDETHLFCSEMIARYPKLHFDFHAHNDYDLAVANVYEAIKAGVKGVHVTVNGLGERAGNAPITSVVALIHDHMGLSTNVDESKLYSVSKVVESYSGVRIPNNKPVIGDNVFTQVAGVHADGDKKKNLYFNDLMPERFGRFREYALGKNAGRSNIIKNLEALGIELDDEATRKVTARIIELGDRKEIVNLDELPYIVSDVLKNGVENQDIKMLNYSLTLTDGLRPTATVKISIKGEIYQETAAGDGQYHAFSKAMYKIYKKLDKPAPELIDYVVVIPPGGKTNAYVQTVITWKFQDKVFKTRALDIDQTVAAIKATMKMLNMIESGNIPNMNYMRLP; this is translated from the coding sequence TTGGGAGAAGCAAGAAAAATAGAAATCATGGATACCACGCTCCGGGATGGTGAGCAGACCTCCGGCGTGTCGTTTGCGGCACAAGAAAAGGTGAGCGTGGTGCGCCTTTTGCTCGAAGAGCTGAAGGTCGACCGGGTGGAGATCGCTTCTGCGCGGGTCTCCGAAGGGGAATTCCAGTCCGTGAAAAAAATGGCGCAGTGGGCGCATACCCATGGTTATATCGACCGGCTCGAGGTGCTGGGATTTGTAGATGGCACCACTTCCCTTGAATGGATCGTGAATGCCGGGTGCAAGGTGGTGAACTTGCTCTGCAAAGGTTCTTTGAAACACTGTACCTATCAGTTGTGTAAATCGCAGCAAGAACACTTGGCTGATGTAAAGAATACTATCGTCCATGCACAACGGATGGGGTTGACAGTCAACCTTTATCTTGAAGATTGGTCGAATGGGATGCGCGACTCAAAAGAGTATGTGTTCCGGATGATGGACGGATTGAAAGATGAAGCAGTGACCCGTTTTATGCTGCCGGATACGCTGGGAGTACTCAATCCCGATGAGACTCATCTATTCTGCTCGGAAATGATTGCTCGTTATCCAAAACTTCATTTCGATTTTCATGCGCATAACGATTACGATCTGGCTGTGGCTAATGTTTACGAAGCCATCAAAGCCGGTGTGAAAGGGGTGCATGTCACTGTGAACGGATTGGGAGAACGGGCCGGCAATGCGCCGATTACCAGTGTGGTAGCACTTATTCATGATCACATGGGATTATCTACTAATGTAGATGAATCGAAGCTCTATAGTGTAAGTAAGGTAGTGGAGAGCTACTCCGGCGTACGTATCCCGAATAATAAGCCGGTTATAGGTGATAATGTATTTACTCAGGTGGCGGGTGTCCATGCTGACGGCGACAAAAAGAAAAACCTCTATTTCAATGACCTGATGCCCGAACGGTTTGGCCGTTTCCGTGAATATGCACTGGGAAAAAATGCAGGCCGGTCCAATATCATTAAAAACCTGGAAGCATTGGGTATCGAACTCGATGATGAGGCGACACGTAAAGTGACGGCACGTATCATTGAACTGGGTGACCGGAAAGAGATCGTGAACCTCGATGAATTGCCTTATATCGTTTCCGATGTGCTGAAGAACGGTGTCGAAAATCAGGATATCAAGATGCTCAACTATTCGCTCACACTGACAGACGGATTGAGACCAACCGCCACTGTGAAGATATCGATAAAAGGTGAAATATATCAGGAGACCGCAGCGGGAGACGGACAATATCATGCTTTTTCAAAAGCAATGTATAAGATATACAAAAAACTCGATAAACCTGCCCCCGAACTGATTGACTATGTCGTGGTAATCCCCCCGGGAGGGAAAACGAACGCATATGTGCAGACTGTAATCACCTGGAAATTCCAGGACAAGGTGTTCAAAACCCGTGCGTTGGATATCGACCAGACGGTGGCAGCTATCAAGGCGACAATGAAAATGTTGAATATGATAGAAAGCGGGAATATTCCCAATATGAATTATATGAGATTACCCTGA
- the leuB gene encoding 3-isopropylmalate dehydrogenase, producing the protein MQLKIAVLPGDGIGPEIMKQALNITSAVCEKFGHTLTYKEAIVGACAIDATGDPYPAETHELCMQSDAVLFGAIGDPKYDNDPNAKVRPEQGLLRMRKQLGLYGNIRPVMTFPSLVHKSPLRADLVDGADFVCIRELTGGMYFGRPQGRSEDGNTAYDTCVYTREEIERVLHLAYKFAGQRRKKLTVVDKANVIATSRLWRQIAQEIAPQYPDIETDFLFVDNAAMRIIQWPKSFDVMVTENLFGDILTDEASVITGSLGLLPSASVGLHTSLFEPIHGSYPQATGKNIANPLAMILSAALMFEYGFNLMEEGALIRKAVNASLETGVVTEDIADGGKAYSTSDVGEWIERFVRG; encoded by the coding sequence ATGCAATTAAAAATAGCTGTACTGCCGGGCGACGGAATAGGCCCGGAGATTATGAAACAGGCGCTGAATATTACTTCGGCAGTTTGTGAAAAATTCGGTCATACTTTGACATACAAAGAGGCCATTGTAGGCGCCTGTGCTATTGACGCAACCGGTGATCCTTATCCTGCCGAAACGCATGAACTCTGTATGCAGAGTGATGCAGTGCTTTTTGGCGCTATTGGTGACCCCAAATATGATAATGATCCCAATGCCAAAGTACGTCCAGAGCAAGGATTACTTCGCATGCGCAAACAGTTGGGGCTCTATGGGAATATCCGCCCGGTAATGACTTTTCCTTCACTGGTCCATAAGTCACCCTTGCGTGCCGACCTGGTAGATGGTGCTGATTTTGTCTGTATCCGTGAACTTACGGGCGGTATGTATTTCGGTCGCCCCCAGGGTCGCAGTGAAGATGGCAATACAGCTTATGATACTTGTGTTTATACCCGCGAAGAGATAGAGCGGGTGTTACACCTAGCCTATAAATTTGCCGGTCAGCGACGCAAAAAACTGACCGTAGTAGATAAGGCAAACGTAATTGCTACTTCACGACTATGGCGTCAGATTGCACAGGAGATTGCACCCCAATATCCTGATATTGAAACCGATTTCCTCTTCGTGGACAATGCTGCCATGCGTATTATCCAATGGCCTAAAAGCTTCGATGTGATGGTGACCGAAAATCTTTTTGGTGATATCCTTACTGATGAGGCATCCGTGATTACCGGTTCATTGGGATTACTCCCTTCGGCATCCGTCGGCTTACATACATCGCTTTTCGAGCCGATCCATGGATCCTATCCGCAGGCGACCGGTAAGAATATTGCCAACCCCTTGGCCATGATTTTATCTGCAGCACTGATGTTTGAATATGGTTTCAACCTGATGGAGGAAGGTGCGCTTATCCGTAAGGCAGTCAACGCAAGCCTTGAAACGGGAGTTGTTACCGAAGATATTGCCGATGGTGGAAAAGCATACAGTACCTCAGACGTAGGAGAGTGGATCGAACGGTTTGTGAGAGGTTGA
- the ilvD gene encoding dihydroxy-acid dehydratase, translating into MNKNINKSDLRSATSTQGRLMAGARALWHANGMTREQMGKPIIAIVNSFTQFVPGHTHLHGIGQMVKAEIEKLGCFAAEFNTIAVDDGIAMGHDGMLYSLPSRDLIADSVEYMVNAHKADAMICISNCDKITPGMLIAAMRLNIPTIFVSGGPMEAGKIGDEQIDLIDAMIESADESVSDERIAQLEQLACPTCGSCSGMFTANSMNCLNEAIGLALPGNGTILATHVNRKQLFIDAARQIVENAYRYYSEGDDTVLPRNIATRESFLNAMTLDIAMGGSTNTILHTLAIAHEGEIDFSLDDIDALSRRVPCICKVAPNSKKYHIQDVNRAGGIMGILNELAKAGLVNTSVHRADGRTLAEALKEYDITNGNPGEEARRIYSSAPGNRYNIVMASQNAQFKELDTDRENGCIRSVGHAYTKDGGLAILKGNIAEKGCVVKTAGVDESIWKFSGTAKVFHSQDDACTGILNGEVQAGDVVVIVYEGPKGGPGMQEMLYPTSYIKARHLGTECALITDGRFSGGTSGLSIGHISPEAAAGGAVGLVRDGDIIEIDIPARSINLKISEAELQERRREEEAKGENAFKPQRDRVISKALKAYAAFVSSADLGAVRII; encoded by the coding sequence ATGAATAAAAATATAAATAAAAGCGATTTGCGCAGCGCGACTAGTACACAGGGACGCCTTATGGCCGGTGCGCGTGCGCTTTGGCATGCCAATGGCATGACACGCGAACAGATGGGGAAACCGATTATCGCTATCGTCAATTCCTTTACGCAGTTCGTTCCGGGCCATACGCACTTGCACGGGATAGGACAGATGGTAAAGGCGGAGATCGAGAAATTGGGTTGTTTTGCTGCAGAGTTCAATACCATCGCCGTGGATGACGGTATCGCCATGGGACACGACGGTATGTTATACTCCCTTCCGTCGCGCGACCTGATCGCCGACTCGGTAGAGTATATGGTCAATGCCCACAAGGCAGATGCCATGATCTGCATCAGTAACTGCGACAAGATCACTCCGGGAATGCTGATCGCTGCCATGCGGCTGAATATACCAACAATCTTTGTATCGGGTGGGCCGATGGAAGCAGGGAAGATCGGTGATGAGCAGATCGACCTAATTGACGCCATGATCGAATCGGCCGACGAGTCGGTTTCCGATGAACGGATAGCCCAACTCGAACAACTGGCTTGTCCTACCTGTGGATCCTGTTCCGGAATGTTCACTGCTAACTCCATGAACTGCCTCAATGAGGCAATCGGATTGGCGCTTCCCGGTAACGGAACCATCCTGGCAACGCATGTCAACCGCAAGCAACTGTTTATCGACGCTGCACGCCAGATCGTGGAGAATGCTTACAGGTACTACTCTGAGGGTGACGATACGGTGTTGCCGAGGAATATTGCCACACGTGAATCTTTCCTCAACGCCATGACGCTCGATATCGCTATGGGTGGTTCTACCAACACCATTCTCCATACGCTGGCCATAGCCCACGAGGGGGAGATCGACTTCTCACTCGATGATATCGACGCCCTCTCTCGCCGTGTACCATGCATTTGTAAGGTAGCACCCAACTCGAAAAAATACCATATCCAGGATGTGAACCGTGCCGGTGGTATCATGGGGATACTGAATGAACTGGCAAAAGCCGGACTGGTCAATACTTCGGTGCATCGTGCCGATGGACGTACTCTGGCTGAGGCATTGAAAGAATATGATATTACCAACGGAAATCCGGGTGAAGAGGCCCGGAGGATCTATTCTTCTGCTCCGGGTAACCGGTACAATATCGTGATGGCTTCACAGAATGCACAATTCAAGGAGCTGGATACCGATAGGGAGAACGGCTGTATCCGTAGTGTGGGGCATGCTTATACCAAAGACGGGGGATTGGCCATCCTGAAAGGGAATATCGCTGAAAAAGGGTGTGTGGTGAAGACTGCCGGTGTGGATGAAAGCATCTGGAAATTCAGCGGTACTGCCAAAGTATTCCATTCGCAGGATGATGCCTGCACCGGCATCCTTAACGGAGAGGTACAGGCCGGCGATGTGGTGGTGATTGTCTATGAAGGCCCGAAAGGTGGCCCCGGTATGCAGGAGATGCTTTATCCTACATCCTATATCAAAGCAAGACACCTCGGAACTGAATGTGCATTGATTACCGACGGGCGTTTTTCGGGTGGTACTTCGGGCCTCTCCATCGGGCATATCTCTCCTGAAGCGGCCGCAGGTGGCGCTGTCGGACTAGTACGCGACGGAGACATCATCGAGATAGATATTCCTGCCCGTTCCATCAACTTAAAGATTTCTGAAGCAGAGCTTCAGGAAAGAAGAAGAGAAGAAGAAGCTAAAGGTGAAAATGCTTTTAAGCCTCAACGCGATAGAGTGATTTCAAAAGCATTGAAAGCATATGCCGCTTTTGTGAGTTCGGCCGACCTCGGAGCGGTCAGGATCATTTAA
- the ilvB gene encoding biosynthetic-type acetolactate synthase large subunit, producing MNRDNQTENIPGSEILIRSLIAEGVDTIFGYPGGAIMPVFDALYDHKDKIRHILVRHEQGALHAAQGYARVSEKVGVALVTSGPGATNAITGITDAMMDSTPLVVISGQVNSTLLGSDAFQEADVIGVTQPITKWAYQVRRAEDIAWAVSRAFYIASSGRPGPVVLDIAKDAQVLKCDYSYQKTTFLRSYHPLPEVEEEKIRMAADLINSAKKPFALVGQGVILGNAEQELCDFLEKGGIPFGSTILGLSAIPSGHPLNQGMLGMHGNVATNIKTNECDVLIAIGMRFDDRVTGDLKTYAKQAKVIHFDIDLAEMDKNVKTTVKVLGDAKQTLPMVTALMEKKSHPEWLEEFKPYAQKEYDCIIKNELYPENGGEIKMGEVVNKITEATQNKAICVTDVGQHQMMATRYFKYNQSRSMVTSGGLGTMGFGLPAGIGAKYGAPDRTVCIFVGDGGLQMTIQEFGTIMEYGIDVKIILLNNNYLGMVRQWQELFFDERYSETHLKNPDFIKIADAYNIKGRKVTQRAELDAAIQEMLQHKGAYLLEVLVETKGMVYPMVPAGGTITNILLGNGNSL from the coding sequence ATGAACAGAGATAATCAAACGGAAAACATTCCGGGTAGTGAGATACTTATTCGCTCACTGATCGCCGAAGGGGTAGATACCATATTCGGCTATCCGGGTGGGGCTATCATGCCTGTATTCGATGCCTTGTACGATCATAAAGATAAGATCAGGCACATACTGGTGCGTCATGAACAGGGTGCGCTCCATGCAGCACAGGGATATGCAAGGGTTTCGGAAAAGGTAGGGGTGGCTCTTGTCACATCAGGCCCCGGGGCAACTAATGCGATCACCGGCATCACCGATGCAATGATGGACAGTACGCCGTTAGTGGTGATCTCGGGGCAGGTCAATTCCACCTTGTTGGGATCTGACGCTTTTCAGGAAGCCGATGTGATCGGCGTTACCCAACCCATCACCAAATGGGCTTATCAGGTGCGCCGCGCTGAGGATATCGCATGGGCAGTCTCAAGGGCATTCTATATTGCTTCAAGCGGCCGGCCCGGCCCTGTGGTATTGGACATTGCAAAAGATGCACAAGTGCTTAAATGTGACTATTCCTACCAAAAGACGACCTTCTTAAGGAGTTATCATCCTCTGCCCGAAGTGGAAGAGGAGAAGATAAGGATGGCAGCCGATCTCATCAATAGTGCCAAAAAGCCGTTTGCACTGGTTGGGCAGGGAGTAATCCTCGGCAATGCCGAGCAGGAGTTATGCGACTTCCTGGAAAAAGGAGGGATTCCTTTCGGGTCGACTATCCTGGGATTGTCGGCTATACCTTCCGGTCATCCTCTTAATCAAGGTATGCTGGGTATGCACGGGAACGTGGCAACCAATATCAAGACGAATGAATGTGATGTGTTGATCGCTATCGGGATGCGTTTTGACGACCGTGTGACCGGTGACCTGAAGACCTATGCAAAACAGGCTAAGGTGATCCATTTCGATATAGACCTTGCCGAAATGGACAAGAACGTGAAGACTACCGTGAAAGTATTGGGCGATGCCAAACAAACACTGCCGATGGTAACTGCCCTGATGGAGAAAAAGTCTCATCCCGAATGGTTGGAAGAGTTCAAACCCTATGCACAGAAGGAATACGATTGCATCATAAAAAATGAACTCTATCCTGAAAATGGAGGAGAGATAAAGATGGGCGAAGTAGTGAATAAAATCACCGAAGCCACACAAAACAAGGCAATTTGCGTGACCGATGTGGGACAACACCAGATGATGGCTACCCGTTATTTCAAGTACAATCAATCGCGCAGTATGGTTACATCGGGCGGATTGGGTACGATGGGATTCGGCCTGCCCGCCGGTATCGGTGCCAAATATGGCGCACCCGACAGAACGGTTTGCATCTTCGTGGGTGACGGGGGACTGCAGATGACGATCCAGGAATTTGGCACCATTATGGAGTATGGTATAGATGTGAAGATCATTCTCCTGAACAATAATTATCTGGGGATGGTACGTCAGTGGCAGGAACTCTTTTTTGACGAACGCTATTCGGAAACACACCTTAAAAATCCTGATTTTATCAAGATTGCTGATGCATACAATATCAAGGGACGGAAAGTGACACAGCGCGCAGAACTCGATGCCGCTATACAGGAGATGCTCCAACATAAAGGGGCATACCTGCTTGAAGTGTTGGTGGAAACCAAAGGGATGGTTTACCCGATGGTGCCTGCAGGAGGGACTATTACCAATATTCTTCTTGGAAATGGAAACTCTTTGTAA